Below is a window of Cydia strobilella chromosome 8, ilCydStro3.1, whole genome shotgun sequence DNA.
gtACAAATCATTAGCTAATTTTACAATTGTAATTCTGCTACCTTGACGTTGAGATGGAAGTATCTCATAATGTATGTCTTGCCAAAAGCTAATGAATTAggtaatattattttctattaatgCTTCAAGGGTCCAGCTGAATCAGGAGGGATGCCCAGTTCCGAATCTGTCCAGGTGCTCGGGTCAATATAAGGCCATTCTCCCTGCAATAAGCATACCAGGAATAAGTATTTTGTGCTGTTTTCAGGatactattaatttataattattatgtcagTCAATGCATTTACTTTTACTGTCCGTTGCTTTCAACAATGAGATGGGTTGATACATCCATGCGTTATATGTGATACATACACTTACAGAACTATCCATTTCTGACGTCACATAGACATAACGGTTAATTGGATGGTGCATTACATGTAATGCACGGACAGTAAAAGTGTTAACTAAGGCATAATAGTAATGTCATCTCATTAACATACACTGCACCCTCTATAGAAAATGTCACTGGGAAAGGAAGTTTTATAGAAATACAGATAGGGCCAGATTTATCCAGGGGTCAGCAAGCTTTTGAAGACGAGAGCCAGCCACGATAGAAATTATAAGTGTTAGGAATGTCAATTTGATTTGACGAGTCTAAGTCCCCTAAGTGTGATTGTTTTGGTGTCTTGAAGACAATTGCAGGTCCAAAGAGCCACCAGCTGTTTGCAGACCTTAGAATAATGCTCAATACACATACAACCAAACCAGTTACTGGAAACAAGGCATTGTGCTTGTGTACAGTTTGAGATTCTTTCTTAACATATTATACTCTTACATAAATATGTTCAGGTTCAGTAAAGATATGGTGGAGGATCCACCACCAGCAGAGTCCACCAATAATGTTGGCTTTCATCTCCACACCCTTGGATGGTAGCGGTGGAGGCACACGGTATGACCAAGAcctaaaaatttacaaatgacattttataatttacttatacaaaatacaaatacaaatcgtttatttaccaaatattttacaagttgacatcacaggttgaacaaaaataaataaattagattttacaattaagctaatatccatcggccccaaactaggcgcagcctgtatctcgggaaccgggtaaatacaatttactgagAAATCTTAACAATACTGAGTATGATGGCCGTTGATTGAACGAGAGATATCAAATATGaactataaattaattgaactacaaaaaagtgcatgcaggaaaatatatgcaaacaaaaaaaaaatacaatcaaaataaagCATTCAGGAGAGACATGCGAGaggggatattttttttacttctaaATACTTTGTCACTATAAACTAAAGGGAAAATATAAGCCCCAAAAAGGGATAACACGTAGGTAATCCGACAATACATAAGCAGTTATGGGAACatgataatttttataatttgatcCTGGTTATTCCACCAATTTTATAGCCTATCTAATAAGTTATTAAGTGAGGCTgtttctatacatataaatatatggtAAGCGTTAAGTTTAATATGAATAGTGTAATAAGTTGTGATTATAAATAAGGATATTCGTCTTCGCTATCACATTTTCTTTGACATCGCCGATTCGCCATCAGTGACATAACAACACTTACCCATGTCCAGAATTTCTGGTAGATTGCTTCGAGTTTTTAGCGGTATTTCTTATGCTATTCAGCAGCAACGCTCGTGAGAGCAAGGTCCTGTTCATTTTGTGAACTGGTTGTTTAATTTCAGTATATTTTAATCGAAAATAAATATCCACCGAGTTAACTCGGTTCGTATTCGTCTACCATAGATAGAGACGATAGAGTAAACAGGATTAAAGGCCTTTATCAAAAACGCAACAAATATGTTTCTACCAACATAAGGATCTAATTCGAGAAATGTGTACAAAATATGAAAATCggtataaaatttaatatccaacgtaaaaataatctatagggccctccacactcgtgcgcgaatcgcggcgcaaaggCGCGAACACGAGTGTGaactagttcgctaatcagcgaaatcgactccacactcgcattcgcggcttcgcgccgcgtagtctggagcgaggtTAACTCcatgaaaataatattcttgaattagtttttttatagttggtcaaaccaaattgtcagtaaataagaacaaaaaaactatactcatccttttcttttgggtactagtactagtgtaagacaaagatagtgtgattctctctgtctatgtttgaaatgagacagtcctttgacaaactatagtttgtaaatttcaaacatagacagagaacctaaaagaaaaggatgagtatagtttttttttgataaaaacaaatcattagttttttttgttcataagtaaataattactgacaatttggtttgaccaactatatatcaaaTTTAAACAGTAACAGACGGGTGTACCGGACCGTGACCTTGGtccggtcaaaatatctctcttaagggccctccacactcgtgcgcgaatcgcggcgcgaacacgagtgtggagtctagttcgctaatcagcgaaatcgattccacattcgcgttcgcggcttcgcgccgcgtagtctggagcgggcttatcTTTCACTTATAACGCGGAGACGCGGACCACCTAACAGGCCTGGACCAGACCAGGGGACGGTCCGGTACGCCTGTCTGTTAAAGTATTATCAAGCCTTTACTTCTGTGCTGTGCTTCAGTGTTATCTGTGGTAGCAACCAGATTGACGTATTCATGcgtattcaaaaaaaaaaaaacatgtcgagTTACTTCTCGTTCTCGCGCTTGcccttattttaatttaagtcgTGTTGTGTTCACTAGGTCGTGGCGTAAATACTAATTCGGGTACAGTCAGTGTTATTGGTGTTTGTGTTGTGAACATGTGATATTTATTCATAACAAATATGGAGACCAATGCAAATCAGAAGGGTATGTAATGTCTTAACTTATCGTCTTGTTTGtgtatgtataaaataactGTACCGTACGCGACATCAATTCAGCTGACGTAGTTTGCCCTAACTTATTTTTAATGCACATGCATTAATgttttataatagttattaGCCGGAAATTCCATAAATCTTAAACGGTCAGCGGTCTTATGTGACAATTTGCAAAATCTGCTTCGCTGGATTTATCTTATCGCTTTACAGTGCTACGTGTTTTAaggtttagtttttatttaatctcAGTATTGGCGTAATTAAGTATGTATTGATGTGTTCTTGAGGCTGTTGAATGACTCATACTGCTGGCTACCTATGTGATGTCATATGCTCATATGCATGCGGAATTCTAATAAACATAACGCGGACGCACCTTAATATAGCATTTGAAAGCTTCTCGAGTTTCGCAGCAACATTCCATAACTATTGAATCGAAAAAATTGTGCTGTACTGTATTTCTCAGGTATAAATTTTCTTGCGAACAAATGTTGAGTCAACTTTGTATTGTTTGTGTGATAAGAATGTAAATAAGGACTCGTAAAGGAGCAGTGAGTCACATAATGTTGAGGATTATCGCAGACAGTATACAAAACAAAGTATACAGTACTAATCATTTTATATGTTTTCGACgaacggtctggcctagtggttagtgaccctgcccgtgaagccgatggtcctgggttcgaatcccggtaagggcatttatttgtgtgatgagcacagatatttgttcctgagtcatggagtgtgttttctatgtacttaagtatttatatattatatatatcgttgtccgagTACCCATAACATAGGAGGCTtgctccttgggcttaccgtgggacttagtcaatctgtgtaaaaatgtcccacgaatgtcctataatataaaaaataatgtttggtTCCAAATCTGTCATAAGTTGTTGAGGCGTCCAATTTctactttttaaccgccttcaaaaaaaaggtggttctcagtttgacccgtatgtatgtatgtatgtttgtgtgctccttgggcttaccgtgggacttagtcaatctgtgtaagaatgtcccacgaatgtcctataatataaaaaataatgtttggtTCCAAATCTGTCATAAGTTGTTAAGGCGTCTAATTTctactttttaaccgccttaaaaaaaaaggtggttctcagtttgacccgtatgtatgTTAGGGTGtcccgaatattttttttttagatttcacTAACGCAAGACCTCTCAAAAGTTGCGTAATTAAATgtcaattacaaaaatatacttaaaaatgGTATACAAGTACGGCATTAGGGTTCTACAGCCGttcaaagttttgaaaaaattgcattttttattcTATATGAAATGTTTAATCTTTAGCTAATTTTTCAAAACAAAtaaccttttgttttatttagttgtataACATACTTGATATTATGATTTGCGTGAAATGAAATGTTACCATTGCATTAGCATTTGTCACGTTTTAACTTAAAACTACcctcaaatttcaacttttgtCTAGTACGTTTATGACTTGACTCGCGAGTGTTTTCTTTCTCTCgaagttattatttatgttataaaagTACAGTTGTGTTCATTAGTTTCGATTTATAAGTATAAGTTCAAAACGTAGTGGCACATCGTTCAAAGAACTTGATGCGCGACAGCTACCAACCATAAAGGCCGTCCTtcgatttattttgtttgttaaaaataaccTGAAATCGAACTGTAATGGAAAAGATTAATCAAATTCAGATGTATATGCGATTGTTTCTGAAGAGATCCATAATATTTGGATCAAAGCTTCGGTTCCAACTATCACGAAGGAACGAGTTATTTAATTACTGAAACACTATTTCGTAAAATACCAAAATTTGAAAAGATATCCCAAAATTAATCAAAATGATAGTTTTAAAAGCAGTTTTAAAGTTATGTTTAATCATCTGTGAAGCTTTTTGATGTTGCTGCTTGTAAATGCACTTCATTTGAATCTCTTACTACTCTTAATCCATCCGAAGAATTGAAATTGCTTGTCAACTTCTCGGTTAAAGTATACGCACCTATTTAGTTCCTAATAAAGAAAAATCCGTCTTTTATAGATGGATCCAAACATATTTTCCAAATAGTtattttttctcgatttttttCCCGAAAACCTGAGATTTGTTGTGGATTCATTCTTTTATCGAGAGAAATTATTTTATGCCCATGCAGAGAACTTACTACTCACTAGAAAGATATCACATTCGGGACCTTGCATTGCAAAGAATAATAAATGCCAGAGAAGCTGAAAATGGCACTAAACGCAGGATATTTAGAcctaaaataaacttttctgttACTGTTTACACCGATATTATTGTATGGCGAGTGTAATGTTTCAGCACCACCAGTTCTTCGACATGTCTCTAACGAGGATCTTAAGATCATGACGAAAGATAAGTTTACTTAAGCAGTTGACTTTTCTTGTCACACAAAATCTGTAGAAAGATGTATTAAAGTGGTAACAGAGGTCTCACAAAGTGTAACAGACGCTACTTCTAGAGATGGCTTAATCAGAAACAAGTTGCTGTCTCGTGCAGAAATGCCACATTCTGGACACAAAAATTAGTCTAAATTTGTCATTGATTATAATagccattttgtttattttagtttatttctggTACTTTTGACAATTCAATACCCTTTGACCattcttttgtattattttagacGTACGGTATATTTCTGCGAaatcgaaaaaataataaatattcaaagGCTAGTAGAGCCCTCAAGATAACACGTAattcaaattttttaaatttttcgtaATGTTTGTAAATTTACGCAACTTTTGACACCTCTTGCATTAGTATacgacaagtttttttttcatacaacgtCGGGACACcctaatgtatgtatgtatgtatgtatgtatgtatgtatgtatgtttgttcgcgattatctcgcgttaggctgaaccgattttgatgcggttttcagaaaagtgtttgttacattctggagaaggttttagtatacatagagctgagctgatgatgaaccctggctggtcctagtggaacgcaggtttggtgcaacataggcacacgctgttttggtcttccgacacgtcttgatgagcaattaggagagcagtacccaagatggagctgatgctgaaccctggctgtacctagtggaacttaggtttcgcgcaacataggcacacgctgttttggtcttccgacacgtcttgatgagcacttaggagagcagtacccaagatggagctgatgctaaaccctggctgtacctagtggaacttaggtttcgtgcaacataggcacacgctgttttggtcttccgacacgtcttgatgagcaattaggagagcagtacccaagatggagctgatgctaagccctggctgtacctagtggaacttaggtttcgtgcaacataggcacacgctgttttggtcttccgacacgtcttgatgagcaattaggagagcagtacccaagatggagctgatgctgaaccctggctgtacctagtggaacttaggtttcgtgcaacataggcacacgctgttttggtcttccgacacgtcttgatgagcacttaggagagcagtacccaagatggagctgatgctgaaccctggctgtacctagtggaactcaggtttcgtgcaacataggcacacgctggtttggtcttccgacacgtcttgatgagcacttaggagagcagtacccaagatggagttgatgctaaaccctggctgtacctagtggaacttaggtttcgtgcaacataggcacacgctgttttggtcttccgacacgtcttgatgagcaattaggagagcagtacccaagatggagctgatgctgaaccctggctgtacctagtggaacttaggttacgtgcaacataggcacacgctgttttggtcttccgacacgtcttgatgagcacttaggagagcagtacccaagatggagctgatgctgaaccctggctgtacctagtggaactcaggtttcgtgcaacataggcacacgctgttttggtcttccgacacgtcttgatgagcacttgggagagcagtatccAAGATAGAACTGTAGTATTTTGGTAAATGTAGGTAGCTCGTAAAGATATATCAAATGTCAATTTGCCGTAAAATacatgagcacttgggagagcagtatccAAGATAGAACTGTAGTATTTTGGTAAATGTAGGTAGCTCGTAAAGATATATCAAATGTCAATTTGCCGTAAAATACATAAGTTTcgtttgtaaaattgtaatatgTTAATAAAGTATTGatgttattatatacctattttttggAAATGACTAaccacatatattatatatgcccTATTTGAAAAATTCATATCTTTGGTCTGCGTCACTGAGTTATTgattaaaataattaggtaaGGTAATAATCTTAATCTTTGTTTtcatacattgttttatttatttattgtaaaagtgGATcgcaggtttcgtgcaacataggcacacgctgttttggtcttccgacacgtcttgatgagcaattaggagagcagtacccaagatggagctgatgctaaaCCCGCGCTGTACCTAGTGCAACttaggtttcgtgcaacataggcacacgctgttttggtcttccgacacgtcttgatgagatGACCAACAAAAACTTTCTTTGCTGCcaaatagaaaaagaaatacgAGAAGTTAGTAGTGCAAGAACTAAACATGTCTTTCTGTTGGATTGGCTCCGCCTTCGAAAACTAAGCcattacccggatggttattaatttgcttattattaggtattaattactttttggcagaaatttgctttacgacgggatagggactggacaaggatagggggtggggtatattaaaattattttgtgcttttcagtgggttggttttttgaaggtggttcccttttttttaaaaagaattgaaattaaattattacagcttttacttatttttgctttttatttggtttttcttttaaattttttatttatttttattttacatttatttttatttttaattatatatctccttggcaattcaacggcgCAACGCTGCCtgtgtcatggggacgtttgggccgtcTACGGTAtggggtggcaccatagcctagtttaatttagtggttaagattgacaaagcctgttgcagattacatcatttgtaagtagatgacgaagcctgttgctgatttgcttttgtgtccacttgacgaagcctgcattgccaatcacgatctatgcatggattATCGATTtcctgtttttaatttattatgacgTTATAATGtaagttttgtttgtaaaattgtaattatgtTAATAAAGTATTGatgttattatatacctattttttggAAATGACTTTTACCACATATATTAAATATGCCCTGTTTGAAAAATTCATATCTTTTTGGTCTGCGTCACTGAGTTATTgattaaaataattaggtaaGGTAATAATCTTAATCTTTGTTTTCATACAttgtcttatttatttattttaaaagcatAGTTGAGCATCAATGtgttttaggtatttaaataagtcCAATCCCTCTTTTCATAAGAAAGGCTTGTGCCaaaccacagaaataaatataccatagaagacgcaaatgcatctacttcgcgtgtccgaaccccgaccaagcgtcgaggttgaccgtcgctcattacagtccacgcgcgtcagttgttgcagccggacgtccttgaaaaattaaaaaatgcttcgttgcatgataattaactgcaacagcccaaaaattgcgacccaaaggcaagaacatatttcctatcacaaataagtaattttaaaattatgttattcgTAGCTCCTACGATTGCTCGAGAGTCGAGAACGAGCGTTACATATTTAACTTTATATACTGAAAACATATCTTACGAGCACTTTCAAATAGTTATcctgaatatttttttgccaactgatgattatttttataaaaaatacctacactcTAGTCAGGAAATCTGCTAACAAGTTCATTCATCAATAGGTGAACTTGTAAAACATACTTCTCTTTATGCAGCAACAACAAACTACTaactacctagtcggctcataagttctgtcactggcctttaaaatttaaatttggaactcctaaaacaaaaaccgttctgcatttgaatttcgaatctttattaaatatttgagtagtataattttgcaattttctgttttcttcaacatggagtggacgcttaaagatagccgtaccgcaataattgcactatatcgttgtggtcactcgccgactaaaatttttaagctacttgaaaatttaaaattctctctaagatttgtgtatcgtaccatagaaagatacagtgaggtctctagtttaaatgacaagaaaagaagcggtcgtccgcgtacaactaggactccagcggttgtacaagcaattagggcacgcattgccagaaatcccgctaggaaacaaaaagttatggccctccagatgggtttgagcaaaaacacggtgaaaagagtgcttaatcaagacctgagacttcgtgcttataaacgaaaaactggccatcttctcaatggtcggcttaaagctttaaggcttaaaagatctaaagctttattgaagaagtacgctaaaaataagcaccgttgtatactgttttcggacgagaaaatttttgacatagaagaaaactgtaataaacaaaatgatagagtgtacgctcgcaatagtaaagaagcgtctaatagcattccccgtattcaaagaggtcatcacccttcatctgtgatggtttggctgggagtttcttatgcgggcgtcactagtatgcatttttgtgagaaaggagtaaaaactagtgccaaagtgtaccaagacacggtgttgactaatattgtgaaaccactatcccatacgatgtttctaaaccagcattgggttttccagcaggactctgctccagcccataaggcaaagtctacacaagcctggctcgcctccaataaaatcgactttatacggcatgaagattggccctcctctagcccagatcttaatcctttagactataaaatatggcagtatttagaggaaaaggtgtgctcaaaacctcatgcaaatctagactcgctgaaaaaatctcttgctacggcagtggccaatatcgacatgaaagtggtgcgtgaatccattgacgactggccacgaagacttcaagcctgtgtagataattatggcattttgaataaatgttatacatttagattctctagtttataagctttcaaacgctgtacaaattatacggaataaacttaaacttttgattttatttgatactatgtatatgacagaacttatgagccgactaggtatattaaatctgtgtgcCCAACAGTAGGACATAATATAGGTTCAAtttatagacatagtatatacaagtagttatagacgctcCACCAAGCGACCgcgggtaagagaaagaatattcatataaaatttgggcagcataggattttttctctttcactcttataaattcagtatttcgccatcgcctcctacctatgatgccacccggtcggtgataaggacaaagcatggcactattttctctttcctcttataggaatcgcaataagacaactttctctatcaaagagtgtcaggcccttgtagaccgcgggccaggaacagatttccatgaccaatcgcctcccgggcgaaaactcgtatagtggttaacggctatgtatgatgaaccctcgtgaacgtcagctgccgctctgctggtgggttgaggaatggcagcaaattaagtctataaaaaaaatttagtcatcgcctcccgcttgatactttgtcagatgatagttcagatgctattgtgagtaaacaaaatcgtcagccgattgtatcactgtggaaagaccgtcttacgcgcttcggtggctgccattcctcaacccaccaacggagcggcagctgacgttcacgagggttcatcatacatagccgttaaccgctatacgaattttcgcccgggaggcgatgactgacgaaatttgcgcctggctcgcggtccattggTTGAATTGATATAAAGTTTGGTCATTTATGAGGCATGACCTGGGACATAGATACAACACATGGAGGCCATTTGTAGACCTTTTTTACTAGATTTGCTGCTTCTAAAAAGTGTGAgttgtatgtttttattgtaaaaatatattggtACACTTTTATGACCTCTGATGTATACACCctaggccaaaagtatggaaacaatgTAAGGCATTTGATtccaatgtatttttataatacagattttgtaaatatcattgaaataaatgttttggaTTGCTTGTTGTTTTTATAGGGTATGGATAATGTTGTTTGATATAATATActgggtgtggcctgtaatatgAGCAATTAAACTGTAGTCTGTACTCCTTATATTGaccaatgtattgcgaattttgttatgtttaaggcgtgacaagcaacgtcaatcacaatgttAAGGGCATACATTGAAGacttgctcgtgttacaggacACACCCGGTATGTATAAAAGTGTAGTAGGAGATTATGA
It encodes the following:
- the LOC134743600 gene encoding NADH dehydrogenase [ubiquinone] 1 beta subcomplex subunit 2, mitochondrial-like, which translates into the protein MNRTLLSRALLLNSIRNTAKNSKQSTRNSGHGSWSYRVPPPLPSKGVEMKANIIGGLCWWWILHHIFTEPEHIYGEWPYIDPSTWTDSELGIPPDSAGPLKH